CTATCTCATCAAGCCCATCACGGAAGGGGCCTTGCGCCTGCGCCTGGAAAAAATCTGGGCGCGTAAATCCGCCTTCGGGGAAATCGACCGGGCCGTGGCCGCCCACGATTACCTGCGGGCGGCCCGGCTCTGCGACGAGCGCCTGGCGGTGGATCGGGTGAATCGGAACGAACTGCGCCGCATCAAGTGCCAGCTCCTGCTCCAGGCCGAGGACTATGCCCAGGTGCGCAGCCTCTGTGACGAGGTGCTGGCGGAACGGGATCTGCCCTGGGCCCAGCTGGGTCTGGCCCGCTGCCTTTTTGCCGCCGGTGATCTGGACGGCGCCCGGCGCGGTCTGGAAGCCCTGGTGGCGGAAAACCGGGCCTATCTGGAAGCCTACGACTGGCTGGCCAAGGTGCTCTCCGAACAGGGGGATCTGGCCGGGGCCGCCGGGGTGCTGGAAAACGCGGCCCGCCTGTCCCCCAACTCGGTGCTGCGCCAGAAAACCCTGGGGGAAGTGGCTTTGCAGATGGGGGAACCGGACAAGGCGGAAAAGGCCTTCCGCAAAAGCGTCTCCCTGGGGGAAAACTCCGTCTTCAAGACCGCCGACGCCTACCTGGGCCTGGCCAAGTCCTGTAGCGCCCAGGACCGGCCCCAAGAGGCCCTCCAGGTGCTGGGCACGGTGACTAAGCAATTCGATGACCCCACGGTAAAAATGAAAACCCTGGCCACGGAAGGCATGGTGCACCACAAGGCCGGGGACCCCATTGCCGCCCGCAAAGCCGCCCAGGCCCTGAGCGCCGCCATCCAGGAAAGCGGCGGCCAGGTGGGTAGCGGGGATGCGGTGGAAATGGCCGAACTTATGCTGGTCACCGGGGAAAAGGACCAGGCCGTGGCCCTGCTGCAAAACGAGGTGCGCAACAACCCGGAAGACAGCCGCCTCCTTTCCCGGGTGCAGCAGGTGTTCGAGGCCGGGGCCATGGGGGAAGAGGGCAGCGCCCTGGTGGAAGCCTCCCGCAAGGAAGCCCTGGAACTGATGAACCAGGGCGTGCTCCTGGCCAAGGACGGCAAGCTGGAAGAAGCCCTGGGGGCCATGCGGGCTGCCTGCGAACGTCTGCCGGGCAACGTCCGGGTACTCTTCAATTTCTCCCACCTGGCCCTGGCCTACGCTCGGAAAAACACCGCCGATCCGGCCCTGCTGGAAGAAATCCGCCAGCGTCTGGAAACGGCCCACCGCCTGTCCCCGGGGGAAAAGCGCTACGGCACCCTGGTGACCCAGTTGCAGGCATTGACCCACAGCGGCGGAAGTGGGGACGCCACCCCGGTTGCGGCGCCCCCAAGATAGGGGGAGCCCGGCATAGAATGGCGCCATGCGCCTCCATGCCAAAACCCTCCATTACTTCGACAGCATCCGCCGCTGCGGCTCCATCCGGGAAGCGGCCCGCCAGCTCCATGTGGCTTCCTCGGCGGTGAATCGCCAGTTGCTGGAACTGGAAGACCAGCTGGGCACCCCCCTGTTTGACCGTCTGCCCGGGGGGCTGCGCCTCACCGCCGCCGGGGAAATCGTCGCCCGCCACGTCATTTCCGTGCTCCAGGACGCCCGCCGGGTGGAAGGGGAGCTGGAAGCCCTGCGGGGCATTCGCCGGGGGGAAGTGACCGTGGCGGCGGTGGAAGGGGTGACTTCGGACCTGCTCCCCGCTGTGTTGCTCCAGATGCACCAGCGTTACCCCGGGGTGCGGGTGGAAACCCGCTCCATGGGCTCCGTGGCCATGACGGCGGCGGTGGCCCGGGGGGAGGCGGACGTGGCCCTGGGCTACTCCCTGCCCCCCGATCCCCAACTCCAGTGTTTGGCCTCCGGCCGCTTCGGCATTGGCGCCGTGCTGCGCCCCGACCATCCCCTGGCCGGCAGCGCTCCCCTGGCCTTTAAGGACTGCCTGCCCTATCCCCTCATCCTGGCCGACCCGGAACTCTCCCTCCACAGCCTCATGGCTCCCCTGTTCCAGCGCTACCAGGGCCAGATGGAGGTGCTCACCACCACCAATTCCATCGAACTCATGAAGCGTCTGGCGGAACGGGGCCTGGGCATTGCCTTCCAGACCTGCATCGGCCTGGAACGGGAATTGGCAGAAGGCCGCCTCTGCCACCGCCTGCTCAGCGACCGCCAACTGGCCTCCAGCGACCTGGGCGCCTACGTCCGCACCGGCCGCAGCCTTCCCCCCGCCTTGGATGCCTTTATCCGGACGGTGGGGGAAGAGTTGGGGAAGCGGGGAAATCCCCCTGGAGCGTGACGGGGGCTGCATCGGCATTGGGAAACATCGACGGATGCGGCGGCCCCGCTGTCTTCTGCTGCGGGGAAGGTAATAGGCCGAAGCCCGGCGCTATGGGTGGCAAGGCCTGTTTGTTTTTCCGGGCATGAATCGGGCGGTATTGGGGGCGGGAAAGCGGGTGCTCCTGGCCTTTCCCCGCCCAATAGAGCAATTTCGGTCAGGCTAGGCAGGTGCGGGCGGCCCATAGTGGGGACCGTGCAAACCGGAGTGAGGATGAACGTGGAGAAGGCCGAGAATTATGCCAAGCGCTTTAATCGGGTGCTTGATTACATTGAACAGCATGTGGCCGAGCCCCTGAGTCTGGAGCAGCTCTGTCAGGTGGCCCATTTCTCCAAGTTTCATTTTCACCGCCAGTTTGCCGATTACCTGGGCATCCCGGTCGCCCGCTACATTTTGCTGTTGCGCTTGAAACAGGCCTCCTACCGGCTGGTGTTCGAGCCCCGCAGCAAAGTGATCGACGTCGCCCTGGATGCGGGTTTTGAAAATCCGGAATCCTTCGCCCGTGCCTTTCGCCA
This sequence is a window from Azospira inquinata. Protein-coding genes within it:
- a CDS encoding tetratricopeptide repeat-containing response regulator, which codes for MSNAAENSFENKSFLVVDDFQGMRTVLRDILRSMGVNPRSIYTAANGQEAINFLAQTHFDGVLCDYNLGTGKNGQQVLEEAKVRDLVGPGCAWILISAEKTADIVMGAVEFQPDAYLIKPITEGALRLRLEKIWARKSAFGEIDRAVAAHDYLRAARLCDERLAVDRVNRNELRRIKCQLLLQAEDYAQVRSLCDEVLAERDLPWAQLGLARCLFAAGDLDGARRGLEALVAENRAYLEAYDWLAKVLSEQGDLAGAAGVLENAARLSPNSVLRQKTLGEVALQMGEPDKAEKAFRKSVSLGENSVFKTADAYLGLAKSCSAQDRPQEALQVLGTVTKQFDDPTVKMKTLATEGMVHHKAGDPIAARKAAQALSAAIQESGGQVGSGDAVEMAELMLVTGEKDQAVALLQNEVRNNPEDSRLLSRVQQVFEAGAMGEEGSALVEASRKEALELMNQGVLLAKDGKLEEALGAMRAACERLPGNVRVLFNFSHLALAYARKNTADPALLEEIRQRLETAHRLSPGEKRYGTLVTQLQALTHSGGSGDATPVAAPPR
- a CDS encoding LysR family transcriptional regulator produces the protein MRLHAKTLHYFDSIRRCGSIREAARQLHVASSAVNRQLLELEDQLGTPLFDRLPGGLRLTAAGEIVARHVISVLQDARRVEGELEALRGIRRGEVTVAAVEGVTSDLLPAVLLQMHQRYPGVRVETRSMGSVAMTAAVARGEADVALGYSLPPDPQLQCLASGRFGIGAVLRPDHPLAGSAPLAFKDCLPYPLILADPELSLHSLMAPLFQRYQGQMEVLTTTNSIELMKRLAERGLGIAFQTCIGLERELAEGRLCHRLLSDRQLASSDLGAYVRTGRSLPPALDAFIRTVGEELGKRGNPPGA